The genomic segment CGCGCCTCGTCAGCCGTATCTGCCTCGTCGAGAGCGTCAATGATGACGTTGAACCGGCTGGACGACAACTCCAGCCGGTCGGCGATCGCTTCAACTAAGTCCTCCGGCCGGTCCGGCAGTGCTGCCGAGGCCGCCGTGGCAATCTCGACGGCGACTTCTAATGCAGTTTTCCCTTTGGCATGCACAGCACACGCCACCGACCCGAGCGAGGCCCGCACCTCCATGTCATCGGCCGGCAACCCCGCTGTCAAAGCCCGGTCAGCGGTCGTCACGACGCGGCCGAGCACCGCGGATTTGCCCACTCCGGGTGAACCGGTCACCACGAGAACTCGTCGGTCGGGCTGTTCCCGGTCCAGCCAGCCTTTGATGACTCGCAAGGCGGCCACCCGCCCGCGGAACCGGTAGCCGCGTTCGGCAGCACTTGTCACGCCCCGGGCCCGAGACCCGAAGTGCCGGGCCGCCTCCAGATCTTCGGCAAGTTGCCAGCCCCAGGAGGCCAACGCCACTGCACCGGCGTCGACTGCCTGCCAGTCCACCAGCACCCGTAACTTTTCCATGGGCAGGAAGACGTCCGCCTGGGCCAGCGTCAAAGCCTGGGCATCACCCGGCCGTACCTTGCTCGAACTGCTACGCGCCTGCCCGACAATCCCGACCACAGCGCCGCCGTACTGCGGCACCCATAGACCTCCACCGGAGAACCCTTGCTCAACCGGATAGGGCGAATCCGTGTCCAAACGCACCCAGCCATGCGCAAGAGCTGCGCCGATCTCACCTTCCGCCTCGTTGCCGTTTAGGCGGCTGCTGGCCGGGAACCCGAACGCCCACCACCGTAGGCCTTTCAAGTCCTTGGGCGCGGGCGCCCGCAACCGAGCCGGTTCCACTTCGGTGGGCAGATCCTCGTCGAAGTGCAACACCGCAACGTCGGCGATCTGGGGGTCGTCCCGGTCGTACTCGACTCGCGTCACCGGACGGCGGACTTTCCACAAAGAGGTCTTCGGAAACGACACCCAAATCGCGGTCCGCAACACCCCGCCCTCGGCCAGCACTACATGCGCGCAGGTCAACGCTCGGCGCTCATCCATCGCTACCGCAGTGCCCAGCGGTGCAAACCCGGCCGCGCCGTCACGCTCCAAGTCATGAACCGCCAAGGTCCACGAATCAGACTCCGGAGCGGCCGACCCGCTCACGATGAGGTAGCCGCACCACGGTCAGAGCCCGGTTGCCATTTCAAGGTGACTTCAAAATTCCCTTCGGTGGCCGCCTTGGCCACCATCCAGTTCATCGTGCCGCTCACCTTGATCCCGAACTTCACCTCTACCTCGCGCGGTCCATGCGCCTTCACCCGGTCGAGCACTTCGCGGGCGGCCTCGATTGCCGGGCCGATCGCCTCACGGACCTTACCCACCACCCGCTCGGTCGATGCCTGCTCGAATCCATCCGGCGGCTCCACCTCGAAGAACACGACCGTGCCGTCATCTACCGTGTACTGCACCACGTGCGACATCAAGGCCCCCTCAGCAAGAGACTCACATGATAGCCACGATCAGTGACGTCCACCTCACGGCTGTCCACGATGGCGGCACTTTGCGGATCGCGTCATCAAGTCAGCGTTCCCTCGCGACTTGCGCCCGGCACAGTCCAAATCTGGCATAGCGCTGGTAAGCGCGGAGGATGAGAAGAAGTCATGAGCCAAGGGGTCGAAGCGTGCATAAGGCTCGGCTCATACGCCCGCACGGGGACGGGCGCCGCCACACTGCTGTTCGATCAACAGCGCACTGGCCGGAAAGCCGGCCAGTCATACCGCAGCAGGCTCAAGAAAGCGTGAGGACCGGCCGAGAAGGAGCGACCCGGCTGGGGACATACGGTGATGGGGGGACACCTGGCGGACAACACGAGCCGCGCCTCCTGGCCCGCAGCCTGACGCATGGCGGCGTGGACCACCCGCCCGTTCTCAACACGGTCCGTAGTGACAGCAGTCTGCGCGACCGCGATCCGAACCCTCCCCGTCAAGCCGGCGGTCTAGCGTTCGATGTGGCCGAAGAAGAGGCTGGCCGGTGAGTCGAGCTCGGGTGAGGTGAAGAAGTCGCCGATGGCGCCGATGAATTCGGTCCGGCTGATGCGGCCGTCGTCGTCGGTGTCCAGTTCCAGGAAGACGTTGAGGGCTTCGAGGTCCGACACGCCCCACGCCTCCAGGAAGACCTTGTACTCCGGCTTGCTGATGGCGTCGTCCGCGTCGGTGTCCATCACGTCGAAGATGGCCTGCGGGACCGTCTCGGCGATGGTGGACCGGCTGCTGTCGGCCTGGTTGGCTGCGACGAACTGTTCCGCCGACAGCCGTTCGGCGCCGTTCGCGTGCTGCCGCAGCTCCGACCAGTATTTCTGGTAGGCGGCGCGCAGCGCATGCGCCCGGCGATCCTCCGCCTCGATGCCGTATCCGTCCAGGTAGCGACTGATCAGGCGTTCGTAGTCGCTCCAGTCGACGAATCCGTCGCCGTCGGTGTCGCTCGCCCCGAACAGGTGCCCCAGCTTCACGGCGATCGGATTCTCCGCGCCATCGGTCATGTGCCCCGGCCCCCCGCATGCAGTGATTTGTCAGAAACCTACCCCAGATTTCGACAAGCTGAACGGCCGGTGTGCTCGCCGTGGGCTGCTACTAAGGTCATGTGGTCATGGAGCGCACCGATCTCGTCGTCCCGGCCGGACGGGTGCCCGGCCTGGTGATCCCGCCGCTGGCCGTCACCACCGGCGCCGCCGAGCCGGATTGGGTCGATGCTCCGGTGGGCCGTTGGGGGTTCCGCCGCCGGCCCGCGCTCCGGCTGCCGATGGACCCGGCAGCCGCCCGGGACGTACGGCGGTGGCTGCGATACGCGCCGTGGACGCCGCTGCCGATCCTCGCCGTCCTGGCCGACTGGGCGGTGAGCGGCTTCGCCGACCTGCCCGGGGGTCCGTACCACCCGCTGCTGGTCAGCGTGGCCGCCGTCGCGGTCCTGTCGCTGATGCGGGGCCGCGGGCTGCCCGATCAGACGCCGGACCGCTCGCACACGGGCGATCTGCGCATCCCGCGCGTGCCCGTGACGGTCGCGGCGGAGTGGGTGGCGGCCAACCCCGGCGTGCACACCTCCGCGGCGCCGGCTCCCCGCCCGCGCAGCCGGCGGTTCTATGCGAGCTGGGCGGTGGGCCTGCTCGCGGCGGCGTTCACCCTGGGCGCGGTGCTGGCCGCCGACGGCCGCGAGAACCCGGCCCAGCTGTGGCAGCTCAGCGTCGCGCTGTTCGTCATCGGCCTGGTCATGGCCTACAAGACGCAGCCCCCGTCCACCGAACCGGCCTGAGACGGCGGAAACCGCTCGGCGGCTCAGATGGTTACCGGTGCGGTCGAAGAGATCAGTGATGCTGACCTGGGTCCGGACCGGGCGGGCGAGCGCGGTGTGCGTGCTCGTCTGCGCTGTCCTGCTGGCAGTGCAGCAGGTGTGGTATTTCGGCGGATGGGGCAGTCCGGAGACCCGTACGCTGGTCACCGACGCCACATATGTGCCGCTCGCGCTCGCGTTCACGGTGCTGGCCGTCCGGGTGGCGGTCTCGAAACGGCAGGAGCCGCGCACCCGGCGGGCCTGGCGGGTGATCGCCGTCGCGTTCGTCTGTCAGCTGGCCGCGCACGGCTCCTGGTTCGTGCAGTCCCATTTCCTGGAGACGACGGCCTACCCGTCGGCCGCCGACTACTGTTTCCTGCTGTTCTCCCCGTTCATGTTCGCCGGGCTGCTGATGCTGCCGGGCCAGCACCGGCGCCGCCGGGACCGGCAGAAACTGGCCCTGGACGCGCTGATCGTGGGCGCGGGCGGGTTCATCGCCATCTGGTATCTGCTGCTCGGCCCGATCCTCAACGCGTCCGGCCTGACCGCGTGGCAGCGGACCTTCACGGCGGCCCTGCCGATCGGTGACCTGCTGCTCGTGCTGGCCATGTCGACCGCCATGCTGCGGCGGCACCAGCCGGAGGTGCCGGCCCCGATCCGTCTGCTGGCCGCCTCGATCGCGCTGACCGTGAGCGCCGACGTGTCGTACAGCTGGCTCCAGCTCAACGGCGGGTTCACCGGCGGCTCCTGGCCGGACCTGCTGTGGCTGGACGGCTGCTTCCTGCTGGTGCTGGCGGCCGACCAGCAATATCGGCGCCCGCGGCACGCCACCTCGAGGCGGCGCGACCGTAACGCGGTCTTCCTTCTTCCGTACGCGGCCAGCATCGCGGCCTACGTCCTGCTCGCCGTCCAGTCGTCGCACCTGCCGATCAACCCGTACGGCGGGATGATCTTCGGCGCGGCCGTCCTGACACTGCTGGTGATGGCCCGGCAGTCGCACGCGCTGCGGGACAACCGCGAGATGGCGGTCACCGACGGGCTCACCGGCCTGGCCAACCGCATCCTGGTCACCGAACGCCTCGACCTGCTGGCCGGTCAGCCGATCCGGTCCGGCCGGCAGAGTGCGGTGCTGCTCATCGACCTGGACCGGTTCAAGCCCATCAACGACACCTTCGGTCACGAGGCGGGCGACGCCGTGCTGGTCGCCACGGCCGACGCCATGCGCCGGGTGATCCGCGACGGCGACCTGGCCGGACGGCTCGGCGGCGACGAGTTCGCCGTGCTGCTGCTGAACCTGCCGACCCGGCAGGCCGCGGGTTCGATCGCCGCCCGGCTCCTCGAGGAACTGCGCATGCCGGTCGTCTTCGGTGAGCACGTGCTCATGGTGGAGGCCAGCATCGGCGTGGCGGTCCGCGACGACCCCGACGCCTCCGGCGAGACCTTGTTGCAGCAGGCCGACACCGCCCTGTACGCGGCGAAGCGCGCCGGGCGCGGCCGGTTCGAGTTCTACTCCGACGTGATGGACACCAAGGCCCGCGAGGCCGAGCTGCGGCGCGCCGTCGCCGGGGACGAACTGGTCGTGTTCTTCCAGCCCGCGGTCACGCTGGCCACCGGCGCGGTGCGCGGCGTCGAGGCCCTGGTGCGCTGGAACCATCCCGTACGGGGCCTGCTCGGACCCGGTGAGTTCATCGAGCTGGCCGAGGAGACGGGGGCGGTCGTGCCGCTGGGGGCGTGGGTGCTGCGCGCGGCGTGCCGGGAAGCGGCCGGGTGGCGTACGGGAATCCCGGGTTCGGACGCCCTGCGGCTGGCCGTGAACCTGTCGCCCAAGCAGGTCGCGCAGGCCGACCTGGTCACGACCGTCGAGACCATCCTGGCCGAGACCGGTTTCCCGCCCGACCGGCTCACCCTGGAGATCACCGAGAGCGTGATCCTGCAGCCCGACCCGCTCACCATCGGCCGCCTGGAGGCCCTGCGCGACCTGGGCATCCAGCTGGCGGTGGACGATTTCGGCACCGGCTACTCGGCCCTGAGCTACCTGCGCCGCCTCCCGGTCACCGTGCTCAAGATCGACCGCTCGTTCGTCACCGGCATCGCCGACGACCCGGAGGCCCGCTCGGTGTGCGAGGCCGTGGTGCACCTGGGCGAGGCCTTCAAGATGACCGTGGTGGCCGAGGGCATCGAAACGGCCGAGCAGGCTACCGCCCTGATCGACATGGGCTGCGGCATCGGCCAGGGCTTCTTCTTCCACCGCCCCCTCCCCCCAGCCGACGCGACGGCCCTCATCCGCGACCAGTTCGCGTCCCGCCTGCCTTGAGCCGATCCGGGGCCCGCCCGCGACACCCATCGTCGTGGGGTGCATCCTTTGGGTCGTGATCGATGACGTCTCGGAGATCGAGCCCGGGGCCGGGGTGGGGCCGGCGCGGTTCGGGACGGCGCGGGCAGCGCTGCGGGAGCGGTTCGGGGCGTTCCAAGCCTTCCGCCGGGGTTACGCGTCGGACCTGACCGACCAGTACGAGGCCGGCCTGTTGATGCTCACGTGCTCCGACGATCAAGGTCTGTACCTGGTCGAGGTGGCCGACCCCGTGGACGGTGAGCTTCCACGGCGTACGGCTCGGCGGCGACGCGGCGGACGTGGCCGCGAACTTGCGGGGCGTCGGCGTCGAGCTCGTGGAGGACGACGAGGGCGGCTGGACTCTGGGCGACGGGACGATCGCGGTGGCCGTGGAGGAGGGCGAGGTGTACGGCGTCGCGGTCACGGCCCCTGAGCGCATCGGCGGCGAGCTTCTGCCGGTCGCGGGCGGGGCGACGGGTGAGCCGGTGATGTCGCACGTCGTCGAGCCCGGCCGCGGCATCGGGGTGGTGGCTCTGGGCGAGACCCGGGCGGCCGTACGGGCTCGTCTGCACGACGCCCTGACCTGGACGACCGGGCCGGACGCGGCCGAGGACACCTTTTTCGACGACGGGCTGGTCGTGCGGTACACGGCAGGCGACCGGGTCGAGCGGATCCACATCGTCCGGGCCGACCACGTCGGCTACGCGGGCGTCACCGTGCTGCCGGGCGAGTTCGACGC from the Paractinoplanes abujensis genome contains:
- a CDS encoding EF-hand domain-containing protein yields the protein MTDGAENPIAVKLGHLFGASDTDGDGFVDWSDYERLISRYLDGYGIEAEDRRAHALRAAYQKYWSELRQHANGAERLSAEQFVAANQADSSRSTIAETVPQAIFDVMDTDADDAISKPEYKVFLEAWGVSDLEALNVFLELDTDDDGRISRTEFIGAIGDFFTSPELDSPASLFFGHIER
- a CDS encoding CU044_2847 family protein — translated: MSHVVQYTVDDGTVVFFEVEPPDGFEQASTERVVGKVREAIGPAIEAAREVLDRVKAHGPREVEVKFGIKVSGTMNWMVAKAATEGNFEVTLKWQPGSDRGAATSS
- a CDS encoding putative bifunctional diguanylate cyclase/phosphodiesterase, producing MLTWVRTGRASAVCVLVCAVLLAVQQVWYFGGWGSPETRTLVTDATYVPLALAFTVLAVRVAVSKRQEPRTRRAWRVIAVAFVCQLAAHGSWFVQSHFLETTAYPSAADYCFLLFSPFMFAGLLMLPGQHRRRRDRQKLALDALIVGAGGFIAIWYLLLGPILNASGLTAWQRTFTAALPIGDLLLVLAMSTAMLRRHQPEVPAPIRLLAASIALTVSADVSYSWLQLNGGFTGGSWPDLLWLDGCFLLVLAADQQYRRPRHATSRRRDRNAVFLLPYAASIAAYVLLAVQSSHLPINPYGGMIFGAAVLTLLVMARQSHALRDNREMAVTDGLTGLANRILVTERLDLLAGQPIRSGRQSAVLLIDLDRFKPINDTFGHEAGDAVLVATADAMRRVIRDGDLAGRLGGDEFAVLLLNLPTRQAAGSIAARLLEELRMPVVFGEHVLMVEASIGVAVRDDPDASGETLLQQADTALYAAKRAGRGRFEFYSDVMDTKAREAELRRAVAGDELVVFFQPAVTLATGAVRGVEALVRWNHPVRGLLGPGEFIELAEETGAVVPLGAWVLRAACREAAGWRTGIPGSDALRLAVNLSPKQVAQADLVTTVETILAETGFPPDRLTLEITESVILQPDPLTIGRLEALRDLGIQLAVDDFGTGYSALSYLRRLPVTVLKIDRSFVTGIADDPEARSVCEAVVHLGEAFKMTVVAEGIETAEQATALIDMGCGIGQGFFFHRPLPPADATALIRDQFASRLP